The Carnobacterium mobile DSM 4848 genome includes a window with the following:
- a CDS encoding ECF transporter S component translates to MACKAKQLSIQRLTLLAMMTTLCQVSRLVFQFLPNVQPVTVILIILTLSLGVSDGLIVAILSIFISNLTLGMGVWTIAQIISFVLLVLVTGVVIKPFFKHLPFLVMVLYAVLMGYLYGFIISLVQAPFFDIQNFWVYYISGLPFDTLHAIGNGGFYLILAPILFPLLKKFSEKYFKE, encoded by the coding sequence ATGGCATGTAAAGCTAAACAGCTGTCTATTCAACGACTCACGTTACTTGCAATGATGACGACACTTTGTCAAGTGAGTCGGTTAGTATTTCAATTCTTGCCAAATGTTCAGCCAGTGACCGTCATCTTAATCATTTTAACTCTTTCATTAGGAGTCAGTGATGGGTTAATTGTAGCTATTTTATCTATCTTTATTTCAAACCTTACATTAGGTATGGGAGTATGGACCATTGCTCAAATCATTTCATTTGTACTGCTTGTTTTAGTGACAGGGGTAGTGATCAAACCGTTTTTTAAGCATCTTCCTTTTTTGGTAATGGTGTTATACGCTGTCTTAATGGGTTACTTATATGGTTTTATTATTTCACTCGTTCAAGCCCCGTTCTTCGACATTCAAAATTTCTGGGTCTATTATATTTCTGGCCTGCCGTTTGATACGTTGCATGCTATAGGCAATGGCGGATTTTATTTAATTTTAGCACCGATCCTATTCCCATTGTTAAAGAAATTTTCAGAAAAATATTTTAAAGAGTAA
- the floA gene encoding flotillin-like protein FloA (flotillin-like protein involved in membrane lipid rafts), with product MLEETSGLIGIGIIAIIVIVILSMFFRFVPVGLWVTAYFSGVKVSIGTLVGMRLRRVAPQNIIRPLIKATKAGLDIDINELEAHYLAGGDINQVIDALIAAQRANIDLIFKQAAAIDLAGRNVFEAVQVSVNPKVIETPQIAAMAMNGIEVKARAKVTVRANIERLVGGAGEETIIARVGEGIVTTVGSATKHTDVLENPDSISKTVLRKGLDSGTAFEILSIDIADIDVGRNIGASLQMEQAEADKNIAQAKAEERRSMAIAQEQEMLAEVQKMRARVVEAEAEVPLALSQALKEGKLGVMDYYNMKNINADTSMRNSISGLGESDRDE from the coding sequence ATGTTAGAAGAAACAAGTGGGTTAATAGGTATTGGTATAATTGCAATCATCGTCATTGTCATTTTAAGTATGTTTTTCCGGTTTGTACCTGTAGGATTATGGGTTACTGCTTACTTTTCTGGAGTAAAAGTTTCTATTGGAACATTAGTAGGGATGCGATTAAGAAGGGTTGCTCCACAAAACATCATCCGTCCTTTGATCAAAGCCACTAAAGCTGGCTTAGACATTGACATCAATGAATTAGAAGCTCACTATTTAGCCGGTGGGGATATCAACCAAGTTATTGATGCCCTGATCGCTGCTCAGCGTGCCAATATTGATTTAATTTTTAAACAAGCTGCAGCTATTGATTTAGCTGGCCGGAACGTATTCGAAGCCGTTCAAGTCAGTGTTAACCCAAAAGTTATCGAAACTCCACAAATTGCTGCCATGGCGATGAACGGAATTGAAGTCAAAGCTCGCGCTAAAGTAACCGTTCGTGCAAACATTGAACGATTAGTCGGTGGTGCCGGTGAAGAAACGATCATCGCTCGTGTTGGTGAAGGGATCGTTACAACGGTCGGTAGCGCTACTAAACATACAGATGTTTTAGAAAACCCTGATTCTATTTCTAAAACTGTTTTACGCAAGGGGTTAGATTCTGGTACTGCCTTTGAAATCTTGTCTATTGATATTGCAGATATTGATGTTGGTCGTAATATTGGTGCCAGCTTGCAAATGGAACAAGCCGAAGCTGATAAAAATATTGCTCAAGCAAAAGCGGAAGAAAGACGATCAATGGCTATTGCCCAAGAACAAGAAATGCTTGCTGAAGTTCAAAAAATGCGTGCTCGCGTAGTTGAAGCGGAAGCGGAAGTTCCTTTAGCACTTTCTCAAGCATTGAAAGAAGGCAAATTAGGTGTGATGGATTACTACAACATGAAAAACATCAATGCAGATACATCTATGAGAAATTCTATCTCAGGGTTAGGCGAAAGTGATCGTGATGAATAA
- a CDS encoding glucose-1-phosphate adenylyltransferase: MKNIETLAMILAGGQGSRLGKLTKEIAKPAVPFGGKYRIIDFALSNCVNSGIKNVGVVTQYQPRELNSHVGNGAAWGLNIHNGGATILQPYSSIEGEKWFKGTANAIYQNIDFIDRHNPEYVLVLSGDHIYKMDYQEMLEFHKAKKAALTVGVIPVPIEEAPRFGIMNTDQTGRIIEFEEKPKEPKSNLASMGVYIFNWSLLKKYLVDDQAKNRVLEDFGQHVIPAYLGNGENVFAYAFRDYWKDVGTIESLWEANMEFLDPTHALNIRNSDWRIYSQNPSAPPQFLTATSKVSNAMIVDGCYVAGEVNHSILSHNVKIGKGSTVKDSIIMADVTIGENVTIEHAIVGEHAKIHDGAQLIGQEKEIAVVGYSEEIGGLKDEEA; encoded by the coding sequence ATGAAAAATATAGAAACGTTAGCGATGATTTTAGCAGGAGGACAAGGTTCACGGCTAGGAAAATTAACTAAAGAGATCGCAAAACCGGCTGTACCCTTCGGTGGAAAATACCGAATCATTGATTTTGCTTTAAGCAATTGTGTGAATTCAGGAATTAAAAATGTTGGAGTTGTCACTCAATACCAGCCAAGAGAATTAAACAGCCATGTCGGCAATGGAGCTGCTTGGGGTCTCAATATCCATAATGGCGGGGCAACGATTTTACAACCTTATTCAAGTATTGAAGGTGAAAAGTGGTTTAAAGGGACAGCCAATGCCATTTATCAAAATATTGACTTTATTGATCGGCATAATCCTGAGTATGTATTGGTTCTTTCAGGAGACCATATTTATAAAATGGATTACCAAGAAATGCTAGAATTCCATAAAGCTAAGAAAGCAGCTTTGACTGTTGGGGTAATACCTGTGCCGATTGAAGAAGCTCCTCGTTTTGGAATTATGAATACCGACCAAACGGGCAGAATCATTGAGTTTGAAGAAAAACCGAAAGAACCTAAAAGCAATCTAGCATCAATGGGTGTCTACATTTTTAATTGGTCGTTGTTAAAAAAATATTTGGTAGACGATCAAGCAAAAAATCGTGTATTAGAAGACTTCGGCCAACATGTTATTCCAGCTTACTTAGGAAATGGCGAGAATGTGTTTGCTTATGCATTCAGAGACTACTGGAAAGATGTGGGAACCATTGAAAGTTTATGGGAAGCCAATATGGAATTTTTAGATCCAACGCATGCCTTGAATATCCGAAATTCCGATTGGCGGATTTATTCACAAAATCCATCAGCACCGCCACAATTTTTAACGGCTACATCGAAAGTTTCAAATGCGATGATAGTGGACGGCTGCTATGTGGCAGGCGAAGTAAACCATTCTATTTTGTCTCATAATGTAAAAATTGGAAAAGGTTCTACTGTAAAAGACAGCATCATCATGGCAGACGTCACAATCGGTGAAAATGTTACGATCGAACATGCCATTGTAGGAGAACACGCTAAAATCCATGATGGCGCTCAGCTGATCGGTCAAGAAAAAGAAATTGCCGTTGTTGGGTACAGTGAAGAGATTGGAGGACTAAAAGATGAAGAAGCATAA
- a CDS encoding NfeD family protein, whose protein sequence is MNILLLSVGFIGLVIAGLTRHYIIGGILAIGSFAGYFFLNGSGQWFPIIIFILGILLIILEVFIPNFGVAGILGGILLFGGIYLNYGDIGKSLFDLSVAGIISVILAVILLKNGYTFGNFNKLVLNDNLNKVSGFSSNKDYSDYLGKKGITTTTLRPSGKVAFDDIELDVLSSGEQIESDIFVEVMKVEGSKIIVRRVS, encoded by the coding sequence TTGAATATCTTATTATTAAGCGTTGGTTTCATTGGGCTAGTTATTGCTGGATTGACGCGCCACTACATTATAGGCGGAATATTGGCAATCGGAAGTTTTGCTGGTTATTTCTTTTTAAATGGAAGCGGACAATGGTTTCCCATTATTATTTTTATTTTGGGTATTCTTTTAATCATTCTAGAAGTATTTATTCCGAATTTTGGCGTTGCTGGAATATTAGGAGGTATCTTGCTTTTTGGAGGAATTTATCTCAATTACGGAGATATAGGCAAAAGTTTGTTTGATCTAAGTGTGGCAGGGATCATTTCGGTAATATTAGCTGTCATTCTCTTGAAAAACGGCTATACTTTTGGAAACTTCAATAAGCTAGTATTGAACGACAATTTAAATAAAGTCAGCGGTTTTTCAAGTAATAAAGACTATTCTGACTATTTAGGAAAAAAAGGCATTACTACCACGACATTAAGACCATCAGGAAAAGTTGCGTTTGATGATATTGAATTAGATGTGCTAAGCTCAGGAGAACAAATTGAGTCTGATATCTTTGTTGAAGTCATGAAGGTTGAAGGTTCTAAAATAATAGTTAGGAGAGTGTCGTAA
- a CDS encoding ROK family protein, which yields MTQYLGIDIGGTEIKYGLINDEGEIKEVDRKKTPLDSLESFIAIMGEIYDLYAEQISGMAISMPGIIHSETGYAVHGGTLEYIKKMNMVELLESRCPTTIHIENDGKAATLGELWKGNFQGVQNGVMLVLGTGIGGGILCNGQLVKGNHYSAGELSFIKTNSDKSEEEDYRFGYQNGLIKLFKNVSERCNLPLDEIDGHLVFQYADAGNAAVLDCLNEYCRTLAIQIFNLQTILDPEKILISGGVSKAPLLIELINKQVTEVFREKNTELFDPPMIEKSRHGNKANIIGALYNYKLNEDILV from the coding sequence ATGACTCAATACTTAGGAATAGATATTGGCGGTACAGAAATAAAGTATGGTTTAATCAATGATGAAGGAGAAATAAAAGAAGTTGATAGAAAAAAGACACCATTAGATTCATTAGAAAGTTTTATTGCTATAATGGGTGAAATTTATGATCTTTATGCAGAACAAATTTCTGGTATGGCTATTAGTATGCCGGGAATTATTCATTCGGAAACAGGATATGCAGTTCATGGCGGAACTTTAGAATACATTAAAAAGATGAATATGGTTGAACTGTTGGAATCGCGTTGTCCGACTACCATCCATATAGAAAATGATGGCAAAGCAGCGACTTTAGGTGAATTATGGAAAGGCAATTTCCAAGGTGTTCAAAATGGTGTCATGCTTGTTTTAGGAACAGGTATTGGCGGCGGAATTCTCTGTAATGGACAATTGGTGAAAGGAAACCATTATTCAGCTGGAGAGCTTTCCTTTATTAAAACCAATTCAGACAAAAGCGAGGAAGAGGATTATAGGTTTGGATACCAAAACGGGTTAATTAAGTTATTTAAAAACGTATCAGAACGGTGCAATCTTCCTTTAGATGAAATTGATGGGCATTTAGTCTTTCAATATGCTGATGCAGGAAACGCAGCAGTTTTAGATTGTTTAAACGAATATTGCCGTACCTTAGCTATCCAAATTTTTAATTTACAAACGATTTTAGATCCGGAAAAAATTCTGATTAGCGGAGGTGTCAGCAAAGCACCGTTGCTGATTGAATTGATCAATAAACAAGTCACAGAAGTATTCCGCGAAAAAAATACAGAACTGTTTGATCCACCTATGATAGAAAAAAGCCGTCACGGTAATAAAGCCAATATCATTGGAGCACTATACAATTACAAATTAAATGAAGACATTCTAGTCTAA
- a CDS encoding cob(I)yrinic acid a,c-diamide adenosyltransferase, which produces MQIYTKRGDYGNTNIIGGRTVKKDSTRVEAYGTVDEANSLLGYIISQMNEQEEALKNELVEMQQYLFDCGTDLATPHGKKDYKVTAEMVEWIESRIDVYAEIPDVIESFVLPGGHPVASLLHMARTTVRRAERRIVSLAAEEETNPHVSIFMNRLSDYLFAVARLVNHQAGIKEPLYERGGKVFHTSLTKKDIR; this is translated from the coding sequence GTGCAGATTTATACAAAAAGAGGCGACTATGGAAACACAAATATTATTGGCGGCCGGACAGTTAAAAAAGACTCTACACGAGTCGAAGCTTACGGTACGGTTGATGAAGCTAATTCTTTATTAGGGTACATAATTAGTCAAATGAATGAGCAAGAAGAAGCTTTAAAAAATGAACTAGTGGAAATGCAGCAGTATTTATTTGATTGTGGAACAGATTTGGCGACGCCCCACGGAAAAAAGGACTATAAGGTAACAGCGGAAATGGTGGAGTGGATCGAGTCGCGAATCGATGTGTATGCAGAAATTCCAGATGTAATTGAATCGTTTGTCTTGCCAGGCGGTCATCCTGTGGCAAGTTTGTTGCATATGGCTAGGACAACGGTCAGAAGGGCAGAACGCCGTATTGTCAGTTTAGCAGCAGAAGAAGAGACAAATCCGCATGTCAGTATTTTCATGAATCGTTTATCGGATTATCTATTTGCTGTTGCACGTCTGGTCAATCATCAAGCTGGGATAAAAGAACCATTGTATGAACGTGGCGGAAAAGTTTTTCACACTTCTTTAACGAAAAAAGATATCCGTTAA
- the glgB gene encoding 1,4-alpha-glucan branching protein GlgB: MVKQVNQETSREQLEEELYLFNTGQLFDSYLTLGCAAEIFEGVAGFRFTVWAPHAKSVSVVADFCNWDTGLAMEKIDETGAWTLFSDAAKEGHCYKYRIEQANGEMKLKIDPYAHEFEVRPKDASIVKSLPQKKWKDHLWMASKKRHTLTKRPINIYEVHLSSWKCHADGSWYSIPELQQELIPYVKEMGYTHIEFMPLMEHPLDASWGYQLTGYYAVSSKFGTIEEFQDFVEAAHQAHIGVIMDWVPGHFNRNDYGMAYFDGTPQFEYNDSNKAQNFRWGTMNFDLGKAQVHSFLISNALFWLEQFHLDGLRVDAVSSMLYLDYDEGPWIPNEDGSNHNREGVHFIQKMNTTIFKRHPDVLMIAEESTAWSKVTCPVDQGGLGFNYKWNMGWMNDTLKFFEMDPLLRKHHFNLITFSFMYAFNEKFILPFSHDEVVHGKKSLMHKMHGDRYNQFAGLRTMEAYKMAHPGKKLDFMGNEFGQFLEWRVHSELEWSSLEDEMNHQYQQFSQRLNELYKKERALWEIDHDPSGIEILDADNAEESILTFIRKGKKPRDFLIVLCNFLPVERQQYKVGVPYEGLYEELLNTEMVEFGGVWTTGQGVLKTSADSQNRQPYSLELILPAMSVVILRPKRVMGVPKS; encoded by the coding sequence ATGGTCAAACAAGTCAATCAAGAAACAAGTCGTGAACAGCTTGAAGAAGAATTGTATTTGTTTAATACAGGACAACTCTTCGATAGTTATTTAACATTAGGATGTGCTGCTGAGATTTTCGAAGGAGTTGCTGGTTTTCGTTTTACTGTTTGGGCGCCTCATGCCAAGTCGGTCTCCGTCGTTGCTGATTTTTGTAATTGGGATACAGGCTTAGCAATGGAAAAAATAGATGAAACAGGCGCTTGGACTTTATTTAGCGATGCAGCAAAAGAAGGACACTGTTATAAATACCGAATTGAGCAAGCCAATGGAGAAATGAAATTAAAGATTGATCCTTATGCCCACGAATTTGAAGTTCGGCCTAAAGATGCCTCAATCGTAAAGTCTTTGCCGCAAAAAAAATGGAAAGACCATTTATGGATGGCAAGCAAAAAACGCCATACGCTAACTAAACGACCGATAAACATTTATGAAGTTCATTTAAGTTCTTGGAAATGCCATGCTGACGGCAGCTGGTACAGTATTCCTGAACTGCAACAAGAATTAATACCTTATGTAAAAGAAATGGGGTATACCCATATTGAATTTATGCCGTTGATGGAACACCCGTTAGATGCTTCATGGGGCTACCAGCTGACTGGGTATTATGCCGTTTCTTCAAAATTTGGAACGATTGAAGAATTTCAGGATTTTGTAGAAGCTGCCCACCAGGCACATATTGGCGTGATCATGGATTGGGTCCCTGGACATTTTAACCGAAATGATTACGGGATGGCTTATTTTGATGGAACGCCTCAATTTGAATATAACGACAGCAATAAAGCTCAGAATTTTAGATGGGGCACAATGAATTTTGATTTAGGCAAAGCGCAAGTACACAGTTTTTTGATTTCTAATGCATTATTTTGGTTAGAGCAATTTCATTTAGACGGCTTACGAGTAGATGCGGTATCGAGTATGCTGTACTTGGATTACGATGAGGGCCCTTGGATACCGAATGAAGATGGCAGCAATCACAATCGCGAAGGTGTCCACTTTATTCAAAAAATGAATACCACCATTTTCAAACGTCATCCCGATGTTCTGATGATCGCAGAAGAAAGTACAGCTTGGTCTAAGGTTACCTGTCCCGTTGATCAAGGAGGATTAGGATTTAATTACAAATGGAACATGGGCTGGATGAACGATACCTTGAAATTCTTCGAAATGGATCCACTTCTACGCAAACACCACTTTAACTTAATTACCTTTTCATTTATGTATGCTTTTAATGAAAAATTTATTTTACCTTTTTCTCATGATGAAGTCGTTCACGGCAAAAAATCATTGATGCATAAGATGCACGGCGACCGCTACAATCAATTTGCCGGATTAAGAACAATGGAAGCCTATAAAATGGCTCATCCTGGAAAGAAACTGGATTTCATGGGAAATGAATTTGGCCAGTTTTTAGAGTGGCGGGTTCATTCTGAATTAGAATGGAGCAGCTTAGAAGATGAGATGAATCATCAGTACCAGCAATTTAGTCAAAGATTGAATGAACTGTATAAAAAAGAACGGGCTTTGTGGGAAATCGACCACGATCCCAGTGGTATTGAAATTCTTGATGCGGATAACGCGGAGGAGTCTATTTTAACCTTTATTCGCAAAGGCAAGAAACCGCGTGATTTTTTAATTGTATTGTGCAACTTTTTACCGGTAGAACGACAACAGTACAAAGTCGGTGTACCTTATGAAGGTCTTTATGAAGAACTATTAAATACCGAGATGGTTGAATTTGGAGGTGTTTGGACGACTGGACAAGGAGTATTAAAAACGTCGGCTGATTCTCAGAACAGACAACCGTATTCATTAGAACTTATTTTACCAGCAATGAGTGTCGTGATTTTAAGACCTAAAAGAGTAATGGGTGTACCAAAAAGCTGA
- a CDS encoding DUF4430 domain-containing protein → MKIKLKLKLGIIIAASLALVACSDTSQAPVNESSSVSSSEMTASSSAAETVSVSIQLQEEGEDLPDANKEIKAESGETLLEAMKKTYDLTEKDGFISAIEGHEQDDKAGKYWLYTVNGEQATVGAAEYVLENGDTIVWNLDGM, encoded by the coding sequence ATGAAAATAAAATTGAAATTAAAGTTAGGAATCATTATCGCAGCTTCGTTAGCATTAGTGGCTTGCAGTGATACGAGTCAAGCACCTGTAAATGAAAGCAGTTCAGTCTCTTCAAGTGAAATGACTGCCAGCAGTTCAGCTGCAGAAACGGTATCTGTTTCAATCCAATTACAAGAAGAAGGCGAAGATCTGCCTGATGCGAACAAAGAAATAAAAGCAGAGTCAGGGGAAACGTTGCTAGAAGCAATGAAAAAAACGTATGACCTTACTGAAAAAGATGGGTTTATTTCTGCTATTGAAGGTCATGAACAAGATGATAAGGCAGGGAAATACTGGTTGTATACTGTCAACGGGGAACAAGCTACTGTTGGAGCAGCTGAGTATGTTTTAGAAAACGGCGATACTATCGTGTGGAACTTAGATGGCATGTAA
- the glgD gene encoding glucose-1-phosphate adenylyltransferase subunit GlgD: MKKHKIGAILNLNEDGKKLAPLTDTRPIASLPFGCRYRLIDFPFTSLHSASIESAAYFLTGNGRSLHDHIRSGASWGLDSSIGGGLFPYTETDVRQTSEVEEPGQLSNFYHNQIHYVVRSKSEYVVVMGSKMLCNIDLPALLRYHQEKEADVTIMYKNMPKSTYLANEAATYFTFDKEEQDKITAITTFEQLPLDAETVALSMNIAIMSSEKFIELATQAGKKNENGDTLLLIKDHLNENKVYGYEYTGYLKDIDDIQSYFEANMDMLVEANYNALFNRGDSIITKVKNGAPTFYSKDAKVSNAQFASDCFIEGEVKNSLIFRKVTIGKNAQVHHSIVMQGTQIGEGAVLEYVILDKGVRIGAGVHLKGTADEVMVIKKNSVIESKKGV; this comes from the coding sequence ATGAAGAAGCATAAAATAGGAGCTATTTTAAATTTAAATGAGGATGGAAAAAAGTTAGCGCCATTAACAGATACGCGGCCGATCGCTTCTTTGCCATTTGGCTGTCGTTACCGTTTGATTGATTTTCCGTTTACTAGTCTGCACAGCGCTTCAATCGAATCGGCAGCTTATTTCCTTACAGGGAATGGCCGCTCGTTGCATGACCATATCCGCAGCGGCGCATCTTGGGGATTAGATTCTTCTATTGGTGGAGGTTTGTTCCCTTATACTGAAACGGATGTCCGTCAGACTAGCGAAGTTGAAGAGCCAGGTCAATTAAGTAATTTTTACCATAATCAAATTCACTATGTTGTCCGCTCAAAATCAGAATACGTTGTTGTAATGGGAAGCAAAATGCTTTGCAATATCGACCTTCCTGCGCTTTTACGGTACCACCAAGAAAAAGAAGCAGATGTGACGATCATGTATAAAAATATGCCGAAATCCACTTATTTGGCAAATGAAGCGGCAACTTATTTTACTTTTGATAAAGAAGAGCAAGATAAAATTACTGCCATTACTACTTTCGAACAACTGCCGCTAGATGCTGAAACTGTCGCATTAAGTATGAATATTGCCATTATGAGTTCTGAAAAATTTATTGAATTAGCTACACAAGCAGGCAAAAAAAATGAAAATGGAGATACGCTCCTTTTAATCAAAGACCATCTAAATGAAAATAAGGTATACGGTTATGAATATACCGGATATTTAAAAGATATCGATGATATTCAAAGTTATTTTGAAGCCAATATGGATATGTTGGTTGAAGCAAATTACAATGCTTTATTCAACCGTGGAGATTCCATTATTACAAAAGTTAAGAACGGAGCACCGACTTTTTATTCAAAAGATGCCAAAGTCAGCAATGCTCAATTTGCCAGCGATTGTTTTATCGAAGGAGAAGTTAAAAACTCGCTTATTTTCCGAAAAGTAACGATTGGCAAAAATGCTCAAGTCCATCATTCTATTGTGATGCAAGGCACTCAGATAGGGGAAGGCGCTGTTTTAGAATACGTGATACTCGATAAGGGAGTAAGAATTGGTGCCGGAGTCCATTTGAAAGGAACGGCTGATGAGGTAATGGTGATCAAAAAAAATAGTGTGATTGAATCTAAGAAAGGAGTTTAA
- a CDS encoding CocE/NonD family hydrolase, which yields MEKYHLYQTGIKVATFSIGAEVKIKLWDIFAGKWQPEIVFNQEHEEFLKRYVRADIGFILGHLEQYKAFVSEQSHPEWVKTSWGSVYSEWTLNLWAERQKNEPLDIVIQDQQFVGLVTTNREFTTVFIKEGYEDATILKEWKEHQLLVNQPYRVKKMDNAMVKMRDGVHLATEIWLPDSEKASYPVIMARTPYGKERYSESHYRFVQRGYAVVLQDVRGRNESEGNYISMAHEREDGDDTLNWLVQQEWCDGEIGMLGGSYGGFVQWAAASSGNPHLKALVSIVTAGSPFVDMRRKGGALISGGIPLGFALSEKKFNPDLMIREDWAELMKIRPLEKIAEVGLGHPLESFNEALKHKSYDEYWDTMNWFARKEAINVPALIISGWYDDNGAGTTEAIQVTAAYPKNKRKIILGPWLHKGNANRDLGDIALGNAALRHDIDLQHLLWFERFLKNNDNGIDAGPAIEYYTVNENKWKTAAQWPPESTQEETYYLTSTHDARSSSGDGKLVKAKPEREKEDDFAYDPDHPVPHLINLSENEICFPNDYHTVEKRQDVLCYTTEPFVSETTITGQIKVGFYAKSTAVDTDWVVRLTDVSPNGTSTNLAEGILCARFRESFSQPSYLVPNEVYYYEIETSKISNQFHPGHQLRLDITSSAENYIFPHSNTKKGPNSLKTIPADQTILSGGKYPSKITLMVEK from the coding sequence TTGGAAAAGTATCATTTGTATCAGACAGGAATTAAAGTAGCCACTTTTTCTATTGGAGCAGAAGTGAAAATCAAACTGTGGGATATTTTTGCTGGAAAGTGGCAGCCAGAGATAGTATTTAATCAAGAACATGAAGAGTTTTTAAAACGCTATGTTCGTGCAGATATTGGCTTTATATTAGGGCATCTAGAGCAGTATAAAGCTTTTGTTTCCGAGCAAAGTCATCCTGAATGGGTTAAAACAAGTTGGGGAAGTGTCTATTCAGAATGGACTCTAAACCTTTGGGCAGAACGACAAAAAAATGAGCCGCTGGATATTGTTATTCAAGATCAGCAGTTTGTTGGTTTGGTAACGACCAATAGGGAATTCACAACTGTTTTTATTAAAGAAGGTTATGAAGATGCGACTATTCTAAAAGAATGGAAAGAACATCAGCTGCTGGTCAATCAGCCATACAGAGTAAAGAAAATGGACAATGCCATGGTCAAAATGCGCGATGGCGTTCATTTAGCGACTGAAATCTGGCTTCCTGACTCAGAAAAGGCTTCTTATCCCGTTATCATGGCCAGAACTCCTTATGGAAAAGAACGGTATTCTGAAAGCCATTATCGCTTTGTACAGCGAGGGTATGCAGTCGTACTCCAAGATGTACGCGGTCGGAATGAGTCAGAAGGAAACTATATCAGCATGGCTCATGAACGTGAAGATGGGGACGATACACTTAACTGGCTGGTTCAGCAAGAATGGTGTGACGGAGAGATTGGAATGCTAGGCGGTTCATATGGCGGCTTTGTTCAATGGGCAGCCGCATCTTCTGGAAATCCGCATTTAAAAGCATTGGTTAGCATTGTGACAGCTGGGAGCCCATTTGTGGATATGCGTCGTAAAGGAGGAGCCCTTATTTCTGGTGGAATTCCTTTAGGTTTTGCTTTATCAGAGAAAAAATTTAATCCAGACTTGATGATACGCGAGGACTGGGCTGAATTAATGAAAATCCGGCCATTAGAAAAAATAGCTGAAGTTGGTCTTGGCCACCCGCTTGAAAGCTTCAATGAAGCACTTAAACACAAATCTTATGATGAGTATTGGGATACAATGAACTGGTTTGCTCGTAAAGAAGCCATTAACGTACCAGCCTTGATCATTTCAGGTTGGTACGATGACAATGGTGCTGGCACAACAGAAGCTATTCAGGTAACAGCTGCTTATCCAAAGAACAAACGTAAAATCATCTTAGGACCTTGGCTGCATAAAGGCAATGCTAATCGCGATTTGGGAGATATTGCTTTAGGCAACGCTGCATTAAGGCATGATATTGATTTACAGCATCTCTTGTGGTTTGAACGCTTTTTGAAAAATAACGACAATGGTATAGACGCTGGGCCTGCCATTGAATACTATACTGTTAATGAAAATAAATGGAAAACTGCCGCCCAGTGGCCTCCTGAATCTACCCAAGAAGAGACTTATTATTTAACCAGTACACATGATGCGAGAAGCTCATCAGGAGATGGCAAGTTGGTCAAAGCAAAACCTGAAAGAGAAAAAGAAGATGATTTCGCCTACGATCCCGATCATCCTGTACCGCATTTGATTAATTTATCAGAAAATGAGATTTGTTTTCCAAATGATTATCATACAGTTGAAAAACGCCAAGATGTTCTTTGTTATACAACGGAACCTTTTGTTTCTGAAACGACCATTACAGGTCAAATAAAAGTAGGCTTTTATGCTAAAAGTACTGCAGTCGATACAGACTGGGTCGTTCGCTTAACAGATGTTTCTCCTAATGGAACTTCAACCAACTTAGCAGAGGGAATATTGTGTGCCCGCTTTAGAGAAAGTTTTAGCCAGCCCTCTTATCTTGTTCCAAATGAAGTTTATTATTATGAAATTGAAACATCTAAGATTTCTAACCAATTCCATCCTGGTCATCAATTAAGATTGGATATTACAAGCAGCGCGGAGAATTATATTTTCCCGCACAGCAATACGAAGAAAGGTCCAAATTCGCTTAAAACGATTCCTGCTGATCAGACCATTCTTTCAGGAGGAAAATACCCTTCTAAAATTACTCTGATGGTAGAAAAATAA